The following are encoded together in the Gilvimarinus sp. DA14 genome:
- a CDS encoding META domain-containing protein — MVDVKTWLGMAAAMVVTACTHQPASQADPELLGSLMQNSWRIESIAAGGVIDYSPAQLTFAADGTFSGNGTCNRIFGDYKLEGALLSIAQNIAATRMACPEALMNQEQKLLQVLPGTHKVVLDNAILTLTNSAGKEVIKAAATAP; from the coding sequence ATGGTTGATGTGAAAACTTGGTTGGGGATGGCAGCGGCCATGGTAGTAACAGCTTGTACCCACCAACCGGCCTCTCAGGCTGACCCAGAGCTGTTGGGCTCCCTGATGCAAAACTCTTGGCGAATCGAGTCAATTGCGGCCGGTGGCGTGATCGATTACAGCCCAGCGCAACTCACCTTCGCCGCAGATGGTACCTTTTCGGGAAATGGCACTTGCAATCGGATTTTCGGTGATTACAAACTTGAAGGTGCACTATTATCCATTGCCCAAAACATTGCGGCAACGAGAATGGCGTGCCCCGAGGCGTTGATGAATCAAGAACAAAAATTACTGCAGGTTTTACCTGGTACGCATAAAGTAGTGTTAGACAATGCTATTTTAACGCTGACTAACAGTGCCGGGAAGGAAGTGATTAAAGCTGCCGCGACAGCACCATAA
- a CDS encoding NAD-dependent malic enzyme → MNTRPIYIPFAGPALLEAPLLNKGSAFSRQERQQFNLEGLLPYNIETIEEQKARAYEQLCSFASDIDKHIFLRNIQDTNETLYFRLITEHLQEVMPLIYTPTVGKACELFSKIYRRKRGLFVSYPDRDRLDDILQNATKHNVKVIVVTDGERILGLGDQGIGGMGIPIGKLALYTACGGISPAYTLPVVLDVGCNNRALVSDPMYMGWRHERISDAEYYDFVDQFIQAVKVRWPNALLQFEDFAQNHATPLLHKYRDELCCFNDDVQGTASVTVGTLLAACHAKNEKLSEQTIVFAGAGSAGCGIAAQIVDEMCAEGLTREQALNRVFLLNRDGLLTNSSSGLLEFQKEFCKADGLTADWLLDKPGRLGLADVIRNVQPSVLVGVSGQPGLFNKNIVESMQAHCERPIILPLSNPTSRVEGLPVDILRWTSGLAIVATGSPFEPVDIGGVKYEIAQCNNSYIFPGVGLGVISAKASKVTDTMMLAAARALASLSPLATTGEGSLLPNLANIREVSKAIAVAVYKQAVADGVAVPVPEELIGERVEKNFWYPRYRTYRRTSF, encoded by the coding sequence GTGAACACCAGACCGATATACATACCTTTTGCCGGGCCCGCTCTATTGGAAGCTCCGCTTTTGAATAAAGGCAGCGCGTTTAGCCGTCAGGAGCGACAGCAATTTAATTTAGAAGGCCTGCTACCTTACAACATTGAAACCATTGAGGAGCAAAAAGCCCGCGCTTACGAACAGCTCTGCTCGTTTGCTTCTGACATCGATAAACACATATTTTTGCGTAATATCCAAGACACTAACGAGACCCTGTATTTTCGTCTAATTACGGAGCATTTGCAGGAAGTCATGCCGTTAATATATACCCCGACAGTGGGTAAAGCCTGCGAGCTTTTTTCTAAAATTTATCGGCGTAAGCGTGGCTTGTTTGTCTCCTATCCCGACCGCGATAGGTTGGATGATATCTTGCAAAACGCCACCAAGCACAACGTCAAGGTTATTGTGGTTACCGACGGTGAGAGGATTCTTGGGTTGGGCGATCAAGGTATAGGCGGTATGGGTATACCTATCGGCAAGCTTGCGCTCTATACCGCATGTGGCGGTATTAGTCCGGCTTATACTCTGCCCGTCGTGCTGGATGTCGGGTGTAACAACCGCGCTTTGGTGAGTGATCCCATGTACATGGGGTGGAGACACGAGCGTATCAGCGACGCCGAGTACTACGATTTTGTCGATCAGTTCATCCAAGCTGTCAAAGTACGCTGGCCGAATGCGCTATTACAGTTTGAAGATTTTGCCCAAAATCACGCAACGCCGCTTCTACATAAGTACCGTGATGAGCTTTGCTGTTTTAATGATGACGTGCAGGGTACGGCGTCTGTGACAGTGGGAACTTTGCTGGCTGCTTGTCACGCTAAAAACGAGAAGTTGTCAGAGCAAACCATTGTTTTTGCTGGCGCCGGTTCTGCCGGTTGTGGCATTGCCGCGCAAATTGTCGATGAAATGTGTGCAGAAGGGCTAACTCGGGAACAAGCGCTAAATCGAGTTTTTCTTCTGAACAGGGATGGTTTGTTAACCAATAGCTCTTCGGGCTTGCTGGAATTCCAAAAAGAGTTCTGCAAGGCCGATGGCTTAACGGCCGATTGGTTGCTGGATAAGCCTGGCAGGCTCGGTCTGGCGGATGTTATTCGCAATGTTCAGCCCAGTGTGTTGGTTGGTGTTTCTGGCCAGCCCGGCCTGTTCAATAAAAACATTGTCGAGTCAATGCAGGCTCACTGCGAGCGGCCGATTATTTTGCCATTGTCAAACCCAACCAGCCGAGTTGAAGGCTTGCCTGTGGATATTCTTCGCTGGACCTCAGGCCTGGCAATTGTGGCGACCGGAAGTCCTTTTGAACCCGTGGATATAGGTGGCGTAAAGTACGAGATCGCGCAGTGTAATAACAGTTATATCTTTCCCGGTGTAGGGCTCGGAGTGATCAGCGCCAAAGCCAGTAAAGTAACCGACACCATGATGCTTGCGGCCGCTCGAGCACTTGCCTCTTTGTCACCTTTGGCGACCACCGGCGAGGGATCGTTGCTGCCAAATTTGGCCAATATTCGCGAAGTGAGCAAGGCAATTGCAGTGGCCGTTTATAAGCAGGCAGTGGCGGATGGTGTCGCTGTACCAGTGCCCGAAGAATTAATCGGCGAGCGAGTGGAGAAAAACTTTTGGTATCCGCGTTATCGCACTTATCGTCGTACGTCCTTCTGA
- the ffh gene encoding signal recognition particle protein translates to MFDNLQDRLAGTFKKITGKARLTDDNIQATLREVRKALLEADVALPVVKDFVGRVRSRALGTQVGKALNPGQQFLKIVESELIAVMGEANESLNLATRPPAVILMAGLQGAGKTTSVAKLAKFLTEREKKKVLVVSADVYRPAAIAQLQTLAQEVGVECFPSSETDKPEAIATAAIDHAKRQFFDVLIVDTAGRLHIDAALMDEIRLLHEVTDPVETLFVIDAMIGQDAVNTAQAFNDALPLTGVILTKADGDARGGAALSVRQVTGKPIKFLGMGEKVDALEPFHPDRIASRILGMGDVMSLIEEAERKIDKDKAEKLVKKVQKGKRFDLEDLRDQLQQMQDMGGLTGLMDKLPGMGNMGQMMQQADMGKQFKVMEALIGSMTPWERRNPDGLTSSRKRRITQGSGTNIQDLNRLLKQHKQMAKMMKKMKGGGMSKMMRGLGGMMPGGGGGLPPGMGR, encoded by the coding sequence ATGTTCGATAACTTACAAGACCGTCTTGCGGGTACATTTAAGAAGATTACCGGCAAGGCGAGATTAACCGACGACAATATCCAGGCGACCTTGCGCGAAGTGCGTAAAGCCCTGTTAGAGGCCGATGTTGCACTGCCGGTGGTCAAAGACTTTGTCGGCAGGGTGAGGTCCCGCGCGTTGGGCACCCAGGTAGGCAAGGCGCTCAACCCGGGGCAGCAATTTCTCAAAATTGTTGAATCTGAACTGATTGCCGTGATGGGCGAGGCCAATGAGTCACTCAATCTGGCCACTCGCCCGCCAGCGGTTATTTTGATGGCCGGTCTGCAGGGGGCGGGTAAAACCACCTCGGTCGCGAAGCTGGCCAAGTTTCTGACTGAGCGCGAAAAAAAGAAAGTATTGGTGGTCAGTGCTGACGTATATCGCCCAGCGGCAATCGCCCAGCTGCAGACGCTGGCCCAGGAAGTAGGGGTCGAGTGTTTTCCGTCCAGCGAAACAGATAAGCCTGAGGCCATTGCAACGGCGGCCATTGATCATGCTAAACGGCAATTCTTTGATGTATTGATTGTCGATACCGCTGGGCGTTTGCACATTGATGCAGCGCTCATGGATGAAATTCGCTTGCTGCACGAGGTCACTGACCCGGTTGAAACCCTGTTTGTCATTGACGCTATGATCGGCCAGGATGCGGTTAACACGGCGCAGGCGTTTAACGACGCTCTGCCTCTGACAGGGGTGATTTTAACCAAGGCTGATGGCGACGCACGCGGCGGTGCGGCACTGTCGGTGCGTCAGGTAACAGGCAAACCGATTAAATTCCTGGGTATGGGCGAAAAGGTCGATGCACTCGAGCCTTTCCACCCCGATCGTATTGCCTCGCGGATTCTCGGTATGGGCGATGTCATGTCGCTTATCGAAGAAGCCGAGCGCAAAATTGACAAGGATAAAGCCGAAAAGTTGGTAAAAAAAGTGCAAAAGGGCAAGCGCTTTGACCTGGAAGATCTGCGCGACCAACTGCAACAAATGCAGGACATGGGCGGGCTGACCGGCCTTATGGACAAATTGCCCGGTATGGGCAATATGGGCCAGATGATGCAGCAAGCCGATATGGGGAAACAGTTTAAGGTTATGGAAGCGCTTATCGGCTCGATGACGCCTTGGGAAAGACGTAATCCCGATGGTCTGACGAGCTCGCGTAAGCGACGTATTACTCAGGGCTCGGGTACCAACATTCAAGATCTCAACCGTTTGTTGAAACAGCATAAGCAAATGGCGAAGATGATGAAAAAGATGAAAGGTGGCGGCATGTCGAAAATGATGCGCGGCCTGGGTGGAATGATGCCTGGAGGCGGTGGTGGCCTGCCGCCCGGTATGGGGCGCTGA
- a CDS encoding helix-turn-helix domain-containing protein, with the protein MRLKAVREANGLSQRELAKRAGVTNSSISMIEQGQVSPSVQSLEKVLAGLPMSLSYFFSCGVENNSDSFFFREQMSKHDKPYGFMQLVAEKLTQRRVTLKRFVFEPGKDTGDSPLTSFFDQAGCVFQGEIIMSAGQQVRTLVPGDCFYLRAYTPFRARNSSATETAEIMVSSAAGE; encoded by the coding sequence GTGCGCTTAAAGGCTGTTCGCGAGGCTAACGGTTTATCCCAGCGCGAGTTGGCAAAAAGGGCGGGGGTTACCAACAGCAGTATTTCTATGATTGAGCAAGGGCAGGTCAGTCCCAGTGTGCAATCGCTGGAAAAAGTGCTTGCCGGTCTGCCTATGTCCCTGTCGTATTTTTTTTCCTGTGGGGTTGAAAATAACAGTGACAGTTTTTTCTTTCGCGAGCAGATGTCGAAGCACGACAAGCCTTACGGTTTTATGCAGCTCGTGGCGGAAAAGTTAACCCAGAGGCGCGTCACTTTAAAGCGATTTGTGTTCGAGCCGGGAAAAGATACTGGCGATTCACCTCTGACCAGTTTCTTTGATCAAGCCGGCTGTGTTTTTCAGGGTGAAATTATAATGTCTGCCGGCCAGCAAGTTCGAACTCTTGTGCCCGGTGATTGCTTTTATTTAAGGGCTTATACGCCTTTTCGCGCCCGTAATTCGTCCGCTACTGAAACAGCTGAAATAATGGTGTCTTCCGCCGCGGGAGAATAG